The genomic segment CGGACAAATATGACTCCCTCAGACCCCCTGCAGACCTCACTGTCTCCAGAACTTGTTTCCACTCctgttcctccccctcctcccggGGAGGAGACCAATCTGGAAGCATCTTCTTCTGATGAGCAGCCTGCAACCCTCACGATAGCCCACGTCAAGCCGAGCATCATGAAGAGGAACGGGAGCTTTCCAAAGTACTACGCCTGCCACCTGTGTGGACGACGCTTCACCCTCCGGAGCAGCTTACGTGAACACCTCCAGATTCACACAGGAGTACCTTTCACGTCCAGCCAACAGGGAGAAAGCCGCGTCCCCCTGACTCTCTGTAGCAATGCAGCTGACCTTGGGAAAGATGCCATGGAAGTGCCTGAAGCCGGGATGATCAGTGACAGTGAGCTGCAGCACATCTCCGATTCGCCCATCATCGATGGGCAGCAGCAGTCGGAAACCCCACCCCCCTCAGACATTGCTGACATTGACAACCTGGAGCAGGCCGACCAGGAGAGAGAGGTGAAGAGGCGGAAGTATGAGTGCACAATATGCGGACGCAAATTTATCCAGAAAAGCCACTGGAGGGagcacatgtacatacacaccgGGAAGCCTTTCAAGTGCAGCACTTGTGACAAAAGCTTTTGCAGGGCCAACCAGGCTGCCCGCCACGTGTGCCTCAACCAGAGCATCGACACCTACACCATGGTAGACAAACAGACTCTGGAACTCTGCACATTTGAGGAAGGGAGTCAGATGGACAACATGCTGGTGCAAACCAACAAACCCTACAAATGCAACTTGTGTGACAAAACATTCTCCACTCCCAATGAGGTTGTTAAACATTCATGCCAAAATCAGAACTCGGACGTCTTTGCCCTAGATGAAGGGCGATCCATTCTCCTGGGCAGTGGGGACTCCGAAGTAACGGAGCCTGACCACCCAGTGTTAGCTTCCATCAAAAAGGAACAGGAAACCGTCTTACTAGACTGAATGtcacttatctttttaaaaaactgtcattTTTACAAAGActgtcttccttcccttccctgaaTTCAGAACTATAGTTCTCCATGGCATGATACAAACAGGTCCTTgttcccttctcctcttcccctttcccGCCTCCTAGCCCCACCTCTGTCAAGGCTTTGTGCATTATAAACCTGGAATGTATCGACTTTCATGCAGGGGATATTGGAAAGATAATGGTCATTATACTTATAAACTCAAACAGA from the Saimiri boliviensis isolate mSaiBol1 chromosome 4, mSaiBol1.pri, whole genome shotgun sequence genome contains:
- the ZBTB2 gene encoding zinc finger and BTB domain-containing protein 2 codes for the protein MDLANHGLILLQQLNAQREFGFLCDCTVAIGDVYFKAHKSVLASFSNYFKMLFVHQTSECVRLKPTDIQPDIFSYLLHLMYTGKMAPQLIDPVRLEQGIKFLHAYPLIQEASLASQGAFSHPDQVFPLASSLYGIQIADHQLRQATKIASAPEKLGRDPRPQTSRISQEPVPEASQLSQLTSNLAQVNRTNMTPSDPLQTSLSPELVSTPVPPPPPGEETNLEASSSDEQPATLTIAHVKPSIMKRNGSFPKYYACHLCGRRFTLRSSLREHLQIHTGVPFTSSQQGESRVPLTLCSNAADLGKDAMEVPEAGMISDSELQHISDSPIIDGQQQSETPPPSDIADIDNLEQADQEREVKRRKYECTICGRKFIQKSHWREHMYIHTGKPFKCSTCDKSFCRANQAARHVCLNQSIDTYTMVDKQTLELCTFEEGSQMDNMLVQTNKPYKCNLCDKTFSTPNEVVKHSCQNQNSDVFALDEGRSILLGSGDSEVTEPDHPVLASIKKEQETVLLD